The following are encoded together in the Cohaesibacter gelatinilyticus genome:
- a CDS encoding MarC family protein yields the protein MASLPLDLMLNAFVTLFVTIDPLGLAPIFLAITSGASKQERMKIAVRAVLTAAVILIAFALIGQAILSVLGISLGAFRIAGGLLLFVIAFEMVFEKRKERKSKSAQKALTDDEIHNIAVFPLAIPLIAGPGAISAVLLLVSQSSGWVDQGSVLAVILFVLILVMLMFLLASPVERLLGESGRNVLTRLLGVLLSALSVQFIADGIQAIIAS from the coding sequence ATGGCCAGTTTGCCCCTCGATTTGATGCTCAATGCATTCGTGACCTTGTTCGTCACCATCGATCCGTTGGGCCTCGCCCCTATTTTTCTTGCTATCACATCTGGTGCCAGCAAGCAGGAGAGGATGAAAATTGCAGTTCGCGCCGTTTTGACTGCTGCGGTTATCCTGATTGCTTTTGCTCTGATTGGTCAGGCAATCCTGTCTGTTCTCGGCATCTCGCTTGGAGCGTTTCGCATTGCCGGTGGATTGCTTCTCTTTGTCATTGCGTTTGAGATGGTGTTCGAGAAGCGCAAGGAGCGCAAATCCAAGTCAGCACAGAAGGCTCTCACCGATGATGAGATCCACAATATTGCGGTCTTTCCGCTTGCCATTCCGCTGATTGCCGGTCCGGGCGCAATTTCTGCCGTGCTTCTTTTGGTTTCTCAATCTTCTGGCTGGGTGGATCAGGGTTCGGTCCTGGCGGTTATTCTGTTCGTACTGATACTTGTGATGCTGATGTTCCTACTTGCAAGCCCGGTCGAGCGTTTGCTTGGCGAAAGCGGACGCAATGTGCTGACACGCTTACTCGGCGTTCTGCTGTCCGCCCTCTCGGTTCAGTTCATTGCCGATGGTATTCAGGCGATTATTGCCAGTTAG
- the gyrA gene encoding DNA gyrase subunit A yields MTDNNQTTTGGDIATDIKPISITEEMKRSYLDYAMSVIVSRALPDVRDGLKPVHRRILYSMHENGYEWNKPYRKSARVVGDVMGKYHPHGDSAIYDALVRMTQDFSLRLPLIDGQGNFGSVDGDSAAAMRYTECRLEKVTTTILGDLDKDTVDFAANYDNSEREPTVLPSRFPNLLVNGAGGIAVGMATNIPPHNLGEVIDASIALIDNPALSPEELMEIVPGPDFPTGGLILGRSGIRSAYNTGRGSVMMRGKVDVEEIRKDRNALIITEIPYQVNKASMIEKIAEAVRDKRIEGISDIRDESDRQGMRVVVELKRDAVPDVVLNQLYRFSQLQTSFGTNMVALNGGKPELMNLRDVLYAFNAFREEVVSRRTKFLLNKARERAHVLVGLAIAVANIDEVIATIRKAPDPATARAELMERRWPARDVEALIQLIDDPRHKLNEDGTYYLSEEQARAILDLRLQRLTALGRDEVGDELNALGEKIKDYLDILRSRERIYSIVKEEMLELKEEFATPRRTEIVEGGADFDDEDLIQREDMVVTVSHAGYIKRVPLSTYRAQRRGGKGRSGMATKDEDFVTRLFVGNTHTPVLFFSSRGIAYKMKVWRLPLSAPTGKGKALINLLPLQQGERITSILPLPEDEESWETLDLVFATISGSVRRNKLSDFKLVNRNGKIAMKFEEGSEDGIVGVETCDTNSDVMLTTAKGQCIRFPVDDVRVFQSRGSTGVRGIKLEEDDKVISMAIVKHFNATPDERTEYLRRSNALRRALNGEEANGDVTPEVPATSLSDERYVEMELSEQFVLTLSENGFGKRTSCYEYRTSGRGGKGIAAMTVNNRNGRLIASFPAEESDQIMLVTDGGQLIRCPIDGIRIAGRSTQGVTVFKTREDEKVVSVERISEDDSEENGDENGDSEGNTSEDNAPEGGTEQE; encoded by the coding sequence TTGACAGACAATAACCAAACAACGACAGGGGGCGATATCGCCACCGATATCAAGCCCATTTCCATCACGGAAGAGATGAAACGTAGCTATCTCGATTACGCCATGAGCGTGATCGTCAGCCGCGCTTTGCCAGATGTTCGAGATGGCCTGAAACCAGTGCACCGCCGCATTCTCTATTCAATGCATGAGAATGGGTATGAGTGGAACAAGCCCTACCGCAAATCCGCGCGTGTAGTCGGTGACGTGATGGGTAAATATCACCCGCACGGTGATAGCGCCATTTATGATGCTTTGGTGCGTATGACGCAGGATTTTTCCTTGCGTCTACCTCTGATAGATGGCCAGGGAAACTTCGGCTCCGTTGATGGCGATAGCGCTGCTGCCATGCGTTATACGGAATGTCGTCTGGAGAAGGTCACGACAACCATTCTTGGTGATCTGGACAAAGATACCGTCGATTTCGCAGCCAACTACGACAATTCCGAACGTGAACCTACCGTCCTGCCATCCCGCTTCCCAAACCTTTTGGTGAATGGTGCGGGCGGTATTGCCGTTGGTATGGCCACCAATATACCACCCCATAATCTGGGTGAAGTGATTGATGCATCTATCGCGCTTATCGATAATCCTGCTCTATCTCCAGAAGAACTGATGGAAATCGTGCCGGGGCCAGACTTCCCGACCGGCGGTCTCATCTTGGGGCGTTCCGGTATTCGTAGCGCTTACAATACCGGCCGTGGTTCGGTCATGATGCGCGGCAAAGTCGATGTCGAAGAAATCCGTAAGGATCGCAACGCATTGATCATCACCGAAATTCCATATCAAGTGAACAAGGCTTCCATGATCGAGAAGATCGCGGAAGCCGTGCGTGACAAGCGTATCGAAGGCATTTCCGACATTCGCGATGAATCTGATCGTCAGGGCATGCGCGTTGTGGTCGAGTTGAAGCGGGATGCAGTGCCTGATGTGGTTCTGAATCAGCTTTATCGTTTCTCACAGCTGCAAACTTCCTTCGGCACCAATATGGTGGCGCTGAATGGTGGAAAGCCAGAACTGATGAATCTGCGCGACGTTCTGTACGCCTTCAACGCATTCCGCGAAGAAGTCGTCAGTCGCCGTACCAAGTTCCTGCTGAACAAGGCACGTGAGCGCGCTCACGTCTTGGTTGGCTTGGCCATTGCTGTTGCCAATATTGATGAAGTGATCGCTACAATCCGTAAGGCCCCAGATCCGGCAACTGCTCGTGCAGAGTTGATGGAACGTCGCTGGCCTGCTCGCGATGTTGAAGCTCTGATCCAGCTGATCGATGATCCACGTCACAAACTTAACGAAGACGGCACCTATTATCTGTCTGAAGAACAGGCCCGCGCTATTCTCGATCTGCGTCTGCAGCGTCTGACTGCTCTTGGTCGTGACGAAGTGGGTGATGAGCTGAATGCCCTTGGTGAGAAGATCAAGGATTATCTCGATATCCTGCGCTCTCGTGAGCGGATCTATTCCATCGTCAAGGAAGAGATGCTGGAGCTGAAAGAAGAATTCGCGACACCACGCCGGACAGAAATCGTCGAAGGTGGTGCTGATTTTGATGATGAAGATCTGATTCAGCGTGAAGATATGGTCGTGACCGTATCTCATGCCGGTTATATCAAGCGTGTACCTCTTTCCACCTATCGTGCTCAGCGTCGTGGTGGTAAGGGCCGCTCTGGTATGGCGACCAAGGATGAGGATTTTGTCACACGGCTGTTTGTGGGCAACACCCACACGCCAGTACTCTTCTTCTCCTCTCGTGGTATTGCATACAAGATGAAGGTTTGGCGCCTGCCACTCTCTGCTCCAACAGGTAAGGGCAAGGCCCTGATCAACTTGCTGCCTCTACAGCAGGGCGAACGTATCACTTCCATCCTGCCACTACCGGAAGATGAGGAGAGCTGGGAAACCCTGGATCTGGTTTTTGCGACCATCTCCGGTTCGGTTCGCCGCAACAAGCTGTCCGACTTCAAGCTCGTCAACCGCAATGGCAAGATCGCCATGAAGTTCGAAGAAGGTTCCGAAGACGGCATCGTCGGTGTAGAAACATGCGATACCAATAGCGATGTGATGTTGACCACGGCCAAAGGCCAATGCATTCGTTTCCCGGTTGACGATGTGCGCGTCTTCCAGAGCCGTGGCTCTACCGGTGTGCGTGGCATCAAGTTGGAAGAGGATGACAAAGTCATCTCGATGGCCATCGTCAAGCATTTCAATGCAACCCCAGATGAGCGTACGGAATATCTGCGTCGCTCCAACGCGTTGCGCCGTGCTTTGAATGGCGAGGAAGCCAATGGTGATGTGACACCAGAAGTACCTGCAACATCTCTCTCTGATGAGCGCTATGTCGAAATGGAGCTGTCCGAGCAGTTTGTGCTGACGCTTTCGGAAAATGGCTTTGGCAAGCGGACCTCCTGTTACGAATATCGCACTTCAGGTCGTGGTGGTAAGGGTATTGCGGCGATGACGGTGAATAACCGGAATGGTCGCCTGATTGCCAGCTTCCCGGCAGAAGAAAGTGACCAGATTATGCTTGTGACCGACGGTGGTCAGCTTATCCGCTGCCCAATCGATGGCATCCGCATCGCTGGTCGTTCTACACAAGGTGTGACTGTCTTCAAAACCCGTGAAGATGAAAAGGTCGTCTCTGTAGAGCGCATTTCGGAAGATGATTCCGAGGAAAACGGCGATGAGAACGGAGATTCTGAGGGTAACACCTCAGAAGACAATGCTCCGGAAGGTGGCACCGAGCAGGAATAA
- a CDS encoding PepSY-associated TM helix domain-containing protein: protein MSEQNSSLSTTERTQRYYFAAWRWHFYAGLFVIPFLIMLTVTGLIMMVSAQQFNQMGLVGDVVITGEPLPISHQAKQALAAVPNGKLDRYVAPEAANRPAFFAIKQGKAVMNVAVDPYNGDVLNVIDKTQTLYAITNDIHGELLIGDFGDWMVEAASSMTILLIVTGLYLWLSKMGWRSFVPELAAKGRAAWKSWHGVLGTWISLFLLLFVLSGLAWAGVWGGKFVQPWSSFPVERKAKLWSSDMTHASLNHGPLDEVPWGLELTPMPISGTTEGAPGVPKPVALDSVVQWAAANGFVGQYKVTLPRGEKGVYTVSVDGRNEDSVSPEKDRTLHLDQYSGNVLADIRYGDYPLLAKTMAWGIGLHKGMAGTWNFILNLVLLSMILFTCISGIVMWWKRRPTGAGRLVAPPLPQDMPLWKGAFLVALFISMAFPLGGLTLLAVIAVDLLIVTRIPALKKAFS, encoded by the coding sequence ATGTCGGAACAAAATTCATCGCTCAGCACAACTGAGCGTACGCAACGCTATTATTTCGCAGCTTGGCGCTGGCATTTTTATGCAGGCCTGTTCGTCATTCCATTTCTCATCATGCTCACCGTCACGGGTTTGATCATGATGGTCTCAGCTCAACAGTTCAATCAGATGGGGCTGGTTGGGGATGTCGTCATCACTGGTGAACCCTTACCAATATCGCATCAAGCCAAGCAAGCTTTGGCTGCAGTGCCAAACGGCAAACTGGACCGTTATGTGGCGCCAGAAGCCGCTAATCGCCCTGCCTTTTTTGCCATAAAACAAGGAAAAGCAGTAATGAACGTCGCCGTTGATCCTTACAATGGTGATGTGTTGAATGTGATCGACAAGACACAGACCCTCTATGCGATTACCAATGACATTCACGGAGAGCTGTTGATCGGCGACTTCGGTGACTGGATGGTGGAAGCTGCTAGTTCCATGACTATTTTGTTGATCGTAACCGGGCTCTATCTTTGGCTATCCAAGATGGGTTGGCGATCCTTCGTTCCGGAACTGGCTGCAAAAGGACGTGCAGCCTGGAAAAGTTGGCATGGTGTCCTCGGTACTTGGATCTCTCTATTCTTGCTACTCTTTGTGTTGTCAGGGCTGGCCTGGGCCGGAGTCTGGGGTGGCAAATTTGTACAGCCATGGTCCTCCTTCCCGGTAGAGCGCAAAGCAAAACTGTGGTCATCAGATATGACGCATGCATCTTTGAACCACGGACCGTTGGATGAAGTTCCGTGGGGACTGGAGCTGACACCCATGCCGATTTCTGGCACGACAGAAGGCGCACCAGGGGTGCCAAAACCTGTCGCATTGGACAGTGTGGTTCAATGGGCGGCAGCCAACGGCTTTGTAGGTCAGTATAAAGTGACTTTGCCACGTGGAGAAAAAGGCGTTTATACCGTCTCGGTTGATGGTCGGAATGAGGATAGCGTGTCGCCAGAAAAGGATCGCACTCTTCATCTTGATCAGTATAGCGGCAACGTTCTGGCCGATATTCGCTATGGTGATTACCCGCTACTGGCCAAGACCATGGCCTGGGGAATCGGTCTACATAAAGGAATGGCTGGCACCTGGAACTTTATTCTCAATCTTGTGCTGCTCAGCATGATACTCTTCACCTGTATCTCCGGCATTGTGATGTGGTGGAAACGTCGCCCTACTGGTGCAGGTAGATTGGTTGCTCCACCATTGCCGCAAGATATGCCGCTTTGGAAAGGTGCATTTCTGGTCGCCCTTTTCATATCCATGGCATTCCCGCTGGGTGGCCTGACATTGTTGGCCGTGATTGCGGTTGATCTATTGATCGTGACCCGCATTCCAGCCTTGAAGAAAGCCTTCTCGTAA
- the coaD gene encoding pantetheine-phosphate adenylyltransferase, producing the protein MKQKIALYPGSFDPITLGHLDIARRACHVVDKLVLAVGVHHGKKPFFSAEERFDLIKEVIGPIAKETGTELDVISFDGLVIDAAKQVDAGLMIRGLRDGTDLDYEMQLAGMNEAMAPDIHTLYLPSSGSVRHIAASLVRQVAKMGGDITHFVPPAVHVAVVTKLSN; encoded by the coding sequence ATGAAACAGAAAATTGCATTATATCCCGGCTCTTTTGATCCCATTACATTGGGCCATCTGGATATCGCGCGACGTGCCTGTCATGTCGTGGATAAACTGGTTCTCGCAGTGGGAGTGCATCACGGAAAAAAACCGTTTTTCTCCGCTGAGGAACGATTTGATCTCATCAAAGAGGTTATTGGACCAATTGCGAAAGAAACCGGCACGGAGCTGGATGTTATCTCATTCGATGGGTTGGTGATCGATGCCGCAAAGCAAGTGGATGCGGGTTTGATGATTCGTGGCCTGAGAGATGGAACAGATCTGGATTATGAAATGCAACTAGCAGGGATGAACGAGGCAATGGCACCCGATATTCATACCCTTTATCTTCCTTCAAGTGGTTCCGTCCGTCATATTGCTGCCAGTCTTGTTCGGCAGGTTGCAAAGATGGGTGGAGATATTACGCACTTTGTCCCTCCGGCAGTCCACGTGGCTGTCGTGACCAAGCTCTCAAACTGA
- a CDS encoding peptidylprolyl isomerase, which translates to MNLFIRLFSIVALFLSLSVSSVWAAEDKENTIYLDTNYGRVVIKLRPDLAPNHVERVKSLTRRGFYNGLKFHRVIDGFMAQTGDPQGTGMGGSELSDLKEEFNPRPFERGVVGMARSRSPHSANSQFFIMYADAPWLNGQYTAWGEVISGMEFIDQIKKGEPPAKPDVIVKMQVAADAK; encoded by the coding sequence ATGAATCTTTTTATCCGTCTCTTTTCAATTGTTGCATTGTTTCTCTCCTTGTCTGTCTCAAGTGTGTGGGCAGCGGAGGATAAGGAAAACACTATCTATCTTGACACCAACTATGGACGTGTTGTGATCAAACTGCGTCCTGATCTGGCACCAAATCATGTTGAGCGCGTCAAATCACTTACTCGTCGCGGTTTTTATAATGGCTTGAAATTTCATCGTGTGATTGATGGATTCATGGCGCAGACAGGTGACCCACAAGGAACCGGTATGGGCGGGTCGGAGCTTAGTGATCTGAAAGAAGAGTTCAACCCGCGCCCATTTGAGCGTGGTGTTGTCGGTATGGCACGCTCTAGAAGCCCGCATAGCGCCAACTCCCAGTTTTTCATCATGTATGCTGACGCACCTTGGCTGAATGGACAATATACAGCATGGGGGGAAGTCATCTCCGGTATGGAGTTTATTGATCAGATCAAAAAAGGTGAGCCACCGGCAAAACCTGATGTGATCGTCAAAATGCAAGTAGCTGCAGACGCAAAATAG
- a CDS encoding peptidylprolyl isomerase → MVEIKDPENTLVMETTKGQIVIELRPDLAPNHCARLKELAREGFYDGIVFHRVIDGFMAQVGCPHGTGTGGSDKPNLAQEFNPTKHGRGACSMARAMDPNSANSQFFICFADAPWLDNQYTYWGQVIDGMDNVDQIKRGEPVQDPDSIISMKVAADN, encoded by the coding sequence GTGGTAGAGATCAAAGATCCGGAAAATACACTGGTCATGGAAACCACCAAAGGCCAAATCGTCATCGAACTGCGCCCTGATCTGGCACCAAATCACTGCGCCCGCCTGAAAGAACTGGCCCGTGAAGGTTTCTATGATGGCATTGTTTTCCACCGCGTTATCGATGGATTCATGGCACAGGTTGGTTGCCCGCATGGCACCGGCACTGGCGGCTCCGATAAACCGAATCTGGCTCAGGAGTTCAATCCGACCAAACATGGCCGTGGCGCATGCTCCATGGCGCGCGCCATGGATCCTAACTCCGCCAACAGCCAATTCTTCATTTGCTTTGCAGATGCGCCTTGGCTCGATAACCAGTACACCTATTGGGGACAGGTTATTGATGGCATGGACAATGTTGATCAGATCAAACGCGGTGAACCCGTTCAGGATCCAGATAGCATCATCTCAATGAAAGTTGCTGCCGATAATTAA
- the queA gene encoding tRNA preQ1(34) S-adenosylmethionine ribosyltransferase-isomerase QueA, with the protein MLVDLFDFDLPPENIALRPHSPRDEARLLFVPFTGAFQNYQVTSLPDFLQPGDALVFNDTKVIPAELSGIRVRGDSRAKISFNLHKREDGATWRAFARPAKKVKLDDVIEFGTNLNAIITEKGDAGEITLSFDKSGPILDQEIAKIGHIPLPPYIASKRKEDEKDKVDYQTIYAEREGAVAAPTAGLHFTDRLFDALDAKKIERHFVTLHVGAGTFLPVKAENTMDHKMHAEWGEIPQDLADHLNAVRARGNRVIAVGTTSLRLLESAAQEKGQLSGFCGDTDIFITPGYEFKAIDGLMTNFHLPKSTLFMLVSALMGRERMQQAYAHAVEHGYKFYSYGDSSLLLR; encoded by the coding sequence ATGCTTGTTGACCTTTTCGACTTTGATCTGCCGCCAGAAAATATCGCTCTGAGGCCACACTCTCCACGCGACGAAGCACGGCTGTTATTCGTGCCATTTACTGGGGCGTTTCAGAATTATCAGGTCACGTCTTTGCCAGATTTTCTGCAACCAGGTGATGCACTGGTTTTCAATGATACCAAGGTGATACCGGCAGAGCTGTCCGGCATTCGTGTGCGTGGTGATAGCCGCGCCAAGATCAGCTTCAATCTGCATAAGCGTGAAGATGGTGCAACTTGGCGTGCATTTGCACGTCCGGCAAAAAAAGTGAAGTTGGACGATGTGATTGAGTTTGGCACCAATCTAAATGCGATAATCACCGAAAAAGGTGATGCTGGCGAGATCACTCTGTCTTTTGATAAAAGCGGGCCGATATTGGACCAGGAAATTGCGAAGATTGGTCATATTCCTCTACCTCCCTACATTGCTTCCAAGCGTAAGGAAGATGAGAAAGACAAAGTGGATTACCAAACCATCTATGCAGAGCGGGAAGGGGCTGTTGCTGCGCCGACTGCGGGCTTGCATTTTACGGATCGTTTGTTTGACGCCTTGGATGCCAAAAAGATTGAACGCCATTTTGTGACCTTGCATGTGGGGGCGGGGACTTTCCTGCCGGTCAAGGCTGAGAACACTATGGATCACAAAATGCATGCTGAATGGGGGGAAATCCCGCAAGATCTCGCCGATCATCTCAATGCCGTGCGTGCGAGAGGCAATCGCGTCATCGCGGTAGGCACCACGTCATTGCGGCTGCTGGAAAGCGCTGCTCAGGAGAAGGGGCAGTTATCGGGGTTTTGCGGCGATACCGATATCTTCATTACCCCAGGCTATGAGTTCAAGGCTATTGATGGCCTTATGACTAATTTCCATTTGCCCAAATCCACTCTGTTCATGTTGGTCTCCGCTCTGATGGGACGTGAGCGCATGCAACAAGCTTATGCCCATGCCGTAGAGCATGGGTACAAATTCTATTCTTATGGTGATTCCTCTCTATTACTTCGTTGA
- the tgt gene encoding tRNA guanosine(34) transglycosylase Tgt, whose product MGLGLPTPDPKPEKFGFKLLAQDGKARRGEVSMPRGTIRTPAFMPVGTAATVKFMYPGQVRDLGADVILGNTYHLMLRPGAERIHSLGGLHKFANWKYPILTDSGGFQVMSLAKLRKMSEQGVEFKSHIDGVKHFMSPERSIEIQCQLGSDIQMQLDECTRLPASEDEIERAMQLSLRWAERCKIEFGDRPGQAMFGIVQGGDIPRLREESAQSLKDMDLKGYSIGGLAVGEPQQVMLDMLEVTCPVLPEDKPRYLMGVGTPDDLIESVSRGVDMFDCVMPTRAGRHGLAFTRYGKVNLKNARHKDDHRPLDPLSHCPAARDYSRAYLYHLVKSNEALGSMLLTWNNLAYYQELMQGMRDAIEAGRFEDHKVEVKEGWARGDIPTL is encoded by the coding sequence ATGGGACTGGGATTGCCTACACCAGATCCCAAGCCTGAAAAATTCGGTTTCAAATTGCTGGCTCAGGACGGCAAAGCACGTCGTGGTGAAGTATCAATGCCACGCGGTACTATCCGTACGCCTGCGTTCATGCCCGTTGGCACTGCAGCAACAGTCAAGTTCATGTATCCGGGGCAGGTGCGTGATCTTGGGGCTGATGTCATTCTGGGAAATACCTATCACCTGATGTTACGTCCGGGTGCTGAACGTATTCATTCCCTTGGTGGCTTGCACAAATTCGCCAATTGGAAATATCCTATTCTGACTGACTCAGGCGGCTTTCAGGTTATGTCTTTGGCCAAGTTGCGCAAGATGAGCGAGCAGGGCGTTGAGTTCAAAAGCCATATCGATGGCGTGAAACACTTCATGTCTCCAGAGCGCTCTATCGAGATCCAGTGCCAGCTTGGTTCGGACATTCAGATGCAGCTTGATGAATGCACTCGTCTACCTGCTTCCGAGGATGAAATCGAGCGTGCTATGCAGCTTTCGTTGCGTTGGGCGGAGCGCTGTAAGATTGAGTTTGGAGATCGTCCGGGGCAGGCCATGTTTGGCATTGTTCAGGGCGGAGATATTCCACGCCTGCGCGAAGAATCTGCTCAATCGCTCAAGGATATGGATCTTAAAGGCTATTCCATTGGTGGTTTGGCTGTAGGGGAGCCACAACAGGTCATGCTGGATATGCTGGAAGTGACCTGCCCGGTCTTGCCTGAAGACAAACCGCGCTACCTGATGGGTGTCGGAACACCGGATGACCTAATTGAATCTGTTTCCCGTGGCGTCGATATGTTTGATTGTGTAATGCCAACCAGAGCAGGGCGCCACGGTTTGGCTTTCACCCGTTATGGCAAGGTCAACTTGAAAAATGCTCGTCACAAGGATGACCATCGTCCTCTGGATCCATTGAGCCATTGTCCCGCAGCTCGCGATTATAGCCGCGCCTATCTCTATCACTTGGTCAAGTCGAATGAGGCACTGGGGTCCATGTTGCTGACCTGGAACAATTTGGCCTATTATCAGGAACTCATGCAAGGTATGCGCGACGCTATCGAAGCTGGCCGTTTCGAAGACCATAAAGTCGAAGTAAAGGAAGGCTGGGCTCGGGGAGATATCCCAACGCTTTAA
- a CDS encoding DUF4864 domain-containing protein, whose protein sequence is MKRYIVSFSLALAVMTAVPSFADQPFVTPPVQPANIDRSAPTPPPVKQPLEITAIDRAVIAFVVRMHVASLSQQKSFEFSRTFTQKTQDHFKSADQMLAFFSRRYFPVRYGKSFHLDSLSLRGEIPVQHAYLVDRGGVRWRLSYGLKDMGNRKWRIISTVIKPAPGTPT, encoded by the coding sequence GTGAAACGCTATATTGTAAGCTTTAGCTTGGCACTGGCAGTCATGACTGCGGTTCCAAGTTTCGCAGATCAACCATTTGTAACTCCACCGGTACAGCCGGCCAACATTGACAGATCAGCACCAACACCACCTCCGGTGAAACAACCGCTGGAAATTACAGCTATAGACAGGGCAGTCATTGCCTTTGTCGTAAGAATGCATGTGGCAAGTCTGTCACAACAAAAATCGTTTGAGTTTTCGAGGACTTTCACTCAGAAAACTCAGGATCACTTCAAATCCGCAGATCAGATGCTGGCCTTCTTCTCGCGTCGGTATTTTCCTGTTCGGTACGGAAAGAGCTTTCATCTTGATAGCCTGAGCCTTAGGGGTGAAATCCCTGTTCAACATGCTTATCTGGTAGATCGTGGCGGTGTACGCTGGAGACTTTCTTACGGCTTGAAGGATATGGGAAATAGAAAATGGCGGATCATTTCTACCGTCATCAAGCCAGCACCCGGCACACCTACCTAA
- a CDS encoding cytochrome c biogenesis CcdA family protein: MEIDVTITGAFIAGLLSFVSPCVLPLVPPYLCYMAGVSMDQLTGTDDNQKAANRILFSAIAFVLGFSTIFVLLGAGASAIGQWLKFNSGILNYVAGGIIIIMGLHFLGVFRIGLLYKEARVNVQKKPAGLWGAYLIGLAFAFGWTPCIGPVLGTILLVAGIEDSVQQGMILLTAYSLGLGVPFLLTAAFAGQAIGVMNKFKRHMAAIEKAMGGLLVLTGVLFVTGQIQNAAFWLQEMLPALNNIG, translated from the coding sequence ATGGAAATCGATGTCACTATCACGGGCGCATTCATCGCGGGCCTCCTGTCTTTCGTATCGCCTTGTGTCTTGCCGCTGGTGCCTCCCTACCTCTGCTATATGGCTGGTGTCTCCATGGACCAGTTGACTGGAACGGATGATAATCAAAAGGCTGCGAACCGTATTCTCTTTTCCGCCATAGCGTTTGTATTGGGTTTCAGCACCATTTTTGTTTTGCTTGGCGCCGGTGCATCAGCAATCGGGCAATGGTTGAAATTCAATTCCGGTATTCTGAACTACGTTGCTGGTGGTATCATCATCATCATGGGGCTGCATTTCCTTGGAGTGTTCCGTATCGGTCTGCTTTATAAGGAGGCCCGCGTAAACGTCCAAAAGAAACCTGCGGGTCTGTGGGGGGCTTATTTGATCGGTCTTGCCTTTGCTTTTGGCTGGACGCCCTGTATAGGACCCGTCCTGGGCACAATATTGCTTGTTGCTGGTATTGAGGATAGCGTGCAGCAAGGTATGATTTTGCTGACTGCTTATAGCTTGGGGCTTGGTGTACCATTCCTGCTGACGGCCGCTTTTGCAGGCCAGGCCATAGGCGTGATGAACAAGTTCAAACGCCATATGGCAGCTATCGAAAAAGCGATGGGAGGGCTACTGGTTCTGACAGGTGTGCTCTTTGTTACAGGGCAGATTCAGAATGCCGCATTCTGGCTGCAGGAAATGCTGCCAGCGCTGAATAATATAGGTTAA